Proteins encoded within one genomic window of Papaver somniferum cultivar HN1 unplaced genomic scaffold, ASM357369v1 unplaced-scaffold_102, whole genome shotgun sequence:
- the LOC113327517 gene encoding alkane hydroxylase MAH1-like: MHRIHDWTVDVVNLWGSTIVERRAFFGCFSGLVTCDPENIEYILKTKFSNFPKGDDFKETLDIFGDSLIMDSLVWNNHRRMTRRVLMSNPSRNVIADTSKKVVQDSLIPFLSHVVNKSLIIDLQDVFLRYTFDTSFSVLFGRSANYLSTSLLPNELAQGLDDAMEALFYRNVLPNACWKLCRLLMIGSERKMDEVWKTTDRYLATYIKAKREDMIKGIAETSSVFEGDMSNLIQNENDEALILDDKLFRDSALSFFIGGNDTTGTALTWFFWLVAKNPNVETKILEELKLIIFSKKNLTEEDDSLKMPLVFAIDDLKDAVYLHATICESLRLYPPIPHNRRTALKKDVLPDGTIVDPGIMIVISMYAAGRMEHVWGKDCLEFKPERWISENGKLNHETMSKFFGFSIGPRSCIGQEMAFVMMKLAASAMIFNFQVEVLVGQLVEPKPSIVLKMKNGLMVRVKERVLHV; the protein is encoded by the coding sequence ATGCATCGTATTCATGATTGGACCGTCGATGTGGTGAACTTGTGGGGAAGCACTATAGTAGAAAGACGAGCTTTTTTTGGGTGTTTCAGCGGACTAGTCACCTGTGATCCTGAAAACATCGAGTACAtactcaaaaccaaattttccaacTTCCCCAAAGGAGATGATTTCAAAGAGACATTAGACATTTTTGGTGATTCACTAATCATGGATTCTCTAGTGTGGAATAATCACAGGAGGATGACACGAAGAGTTCTCATGTCTAATCCATCACGTAACGTTATAGCTGATACAAGCAAGAAGGTAGTGCAAGATTCGCTCATCCCTTTTCTAAGTCATGTTGTTAATAAATCATTAATTATCGACTTACAAGATGTGTTCTTGAGGTATACCTTTGATACGTCTTTCAGTGTCCTATTCGGTAGAAGCGCAAATTATCTTTCTACCAGTCTTCTTCCTAATGAGCTTGCACAAGGTCTTGATGATGCTATGGAGGCTTTGTTTTATAGGAACGTGTTGCCAAACGCATGCTGGAAATTATGTCGTCTACTGATGATTGGTAGCGAGAGAAAGATGGATGAGGTGTGGAAGACTACAGATCGATATTTGGCAACGTATATCAAGGCCAAAAGAGAAGATATGATTAAAGGGATTGCGGAAACAAGTAGTGTATTCGAAGGAGATATGAGCAACCTTATACAAAATGAGAATGATGAGGCATTAATACTAGATGACAAACTTTTTAGAGATAGTGCTCTGTCGTTTTTCATCGGCGGAAATGATACAACAGGTACGGCTCTTACTTGGTTCTTTTGGTTGGTTGCAAAAAATCCGAATGTTGAAACAAAGATTTTAGAAGAACTAAAGCTTATTATATTCTCTAAGAAGAATTTGACAGAGGAAGATGACAGTCTGAAGATGCCGTTGGTGTTTGCTATTGATGATTTAAAAGATGCTGTATATCTACACGCTACAATATGTGAATCTCTAAGGTTATATCCTCCGATTCCACATAACCGAAGGACCGCTCTGAAAAAAGATGTGCTTCCAGATGGAACCATAGTTGATCCTGGGATCATGATTGTGATCTCCATGTATGCCGCTGGAAGGATGGAGCATGTGTGGGGCAAAGATTGCTTGGAGTTCAAACCAGAGCGATGGATCAGTGAAAACGGGAAGCTAAACCATGAAACCATGTCTAAGTTTTTTGGGTTCAGTATTGGTCCTAGGAGTTGCATAGGTCAAGAAATGGCTTTTGTGATGATGAAATTAGCAGCTTCAGCCATGATATTCAATTTCCAGGTGGAGGTTTTGGTGGGTCAACTTGTCGAGCCCAAACCGTCAATTGTACTTAAAATGAAGAATGGTTTGATGGTTAGAGTTAAGGAAAGGGTTCTTCATGTGTAA